The Dehalobacter sp. DCM sequence ATACGATGATGAAAAGGAAAAAAACACCTGGCAAATATCCGATAACCCGGATCTACAAGATATGATGCAACAAATCTATCCATTGGGCAATATAAGCACGTTGATGCTCAGTCACAATAATCCCGGCTGTCTAAGGGTCTATCCACTGCTTAAAGAAGTATATGGTGTCAACAAAAAAACGATACTGGCCAATTTGGTTAAGGTCAGTATCGGTTATAAATATGTGGAATTTAACCAAAATAACAACGCCTCGATGGCCTTAGCATCCGTTATGAAAGAACTTCTTCCGCTTTCCCGGCAAAGCAACAAGATCTATGCTGCTTCTTTTCCCTGCAGCGGCGCCTATAATTATCGTTTGATTGGCGGTACAGGTCGTTTAAGTTCCCATGCATACGGTATAGCCATTGATCTCAATAATAATAAATACGATTATTGGCGATGGTCAACGCGCGAAGAAGGCCAAAAGAGACTGGATGCCTATCCCCAGGAAATACCCCAAATTTTTGAAAAATACGGGTTTATCTGGGGCGGCAAATGGGGAAATTTCGATATCATGCACTATGAATACCGCCCGGAAATCATTTTAAAAGCACGGTATTTTTCTGAAGATCCTATTTCAGGTATTCCATGGTATGCCGGTTTGCAGAATGACAAAGAAGCATGGCAGTATATTTGGCAGATCGAGAATAGTCTCAAATAACCATTCAATCGTCAAATACATCATTCGGGGATGACATTGGGATCTTTATCATATAATAATAGTGTCTCTAACAACCATCGTAGTTTATACAGTAATGATCATCATGGATTTAAAAGGCTTGTCCGATGAATCCTCCGGCTATAGCTGCGGTGAGTAATGTAATCAGCTGGGCAATCAGACTTTCCCAGCGTTTGGCTGGTTTGCCTTCAATTTGCCGAATCCTTTCTTCATGGTCGGTAATCTCGCTGTCATGTTTTTCCATCAAAGAGGTAAGCCGGATAATCGCCTCCTGAACATCTTTGATCTCAAGCTCGCAACGATCCGTCTTTCCTCTTTCATTGCTCAGGTAATTCTCCAGCGCCTTGTGGCGTTCATCGCATAATTCCTGCAAAACCATCTTTTTCTCCATGGTCCTGCTCCCTTCATGATATCTGTATGCATTAATAGATTCACTATATCTTATAAAAATTGAATAGTTATGTTCCCATATACTGGTATATTGTGTTATATTTTAGGAAGTAATGCGACCCAAGGACATAATCGTTTCAGCTTACCTTGAAATGGCAGGAGGCAGCAGCGCTTGAATAAAAAAGAATTGGGACTCATAGGCGAGGACCTGGCGACGAAACACCTGGAACAAAAAGGTTTAACCGTCGTGAAACGTAATTATCGCTGCCCCAAGGGCGAGATGGATATCATTGCCCGCGAGGGAAAAATACTTATTTTTGTCGAAGTCAGACTGCGGACCTCCACTGTCCGGGGATATGCAGAGGAAAGTATCGGCCTGTGGAAAAAACAGCGTTTACGGAGTATTGCCACTTACTTTTTGCTCGAACAGGGCTATGAAACATGGCCGGAAATCCGCTTTGACATCGTGGCGATCAACGTGATCGAAGGCAAACCGACGATCAATTGGCTTCAAGGGGCTTTATAGAGCAACAAGAATCCATAAAAACCAATACCAGAGGAAAAATGCCTTAAATAGATTACAAAACAGACAATTAATTTCCATATATTGTCTGTTTGTGTTATATTTTAGTAAGGGCCATCTTCAATGGTAGGCTTTTTATTCAGCTAGAATAGGTGGTGTCTCATGTTTGCATCTATTAACGGGATGGCTGTTGATAGCTTCACGTCGCGCCCTGTTCAGGTCGAGGTGGATATCAGCAACGGCTTGCCCGGCCTGGAAATTGTCGGTTTAGCAGCGACGGCAGTTAAGGAAGCCCGTGACCGCGTGCGCTCGGCGCTGAAAAATTCCGGCTATCCATTTCCATTGCAGCGCATCACAGTCAATCTGGCACCCGCTGATCTAAGAAAAGAAGGATCCGGACTGGATCTGCCGATCGCGTTAGGGATACTTGCGGCAATGAATGAACTTGATACGTCGGCTCTGGAGAAGTTTGTTTTTGCCGGTGAGCTGTCCCTGGAAGGGCAGCTTCGGCCTATCCCTGGTGTATTATCCATAGCCCTTCATTTAAGAAATACGCCGTTTTCCTTGGTTATTCCCCCGGCAAATCTCTCAGAAGCCCGGCTTGTGGATGATTTGATCAGTGAAAGTGCGGTCAGTCTTGCCGAACTCGTCCAAATCTTAAAAAAAGAGCAGTCTTTCAGCGTTTCTCCCGCAAACGTCATTTCTCCGCCCACCGAAACAGTTCACGCGGATTGGTCCGATATCCGGGGACAAGCCCAAACGAAACGCGGTCTGGAAATTGCTGCTGCCGGCGGCCATAATTTAATCATGGTCGGTCCGCCGGGTTCCGGGAAGACCTTGCTGGCCAGAGCGTTTGCCGGTATCCTGCCGCCATTGACTCGTGAAGAGAGCCTGGATGTCACACAACTCTACAGCTTAGCCGGAATCCTCCATGAAGCAGGCAGCCTCGTCACTGTCCGTCCGTTCCGTAATCCACATCATACGGTAACGGTTGCCGGCATGATTGGCGGTGGTCAAAAAATTAAAGCCGGTGAGCTGAGCTTAGCCAATCATGGCGTTCTCTTTTTGGATGAAATGCCCGAATTTTCACGAAGTGTTTTGGAAGCCCTTCGCCAGCCGTTAGAAGACAGAAAATTAACGCTGATTCGGCTGCGTGAACGGATCGAATTCCCGACGCGGGTCAGTCTCATCGCGGCGATGAATCCCTGTCCGTGCGGAAACTTCGGTGATAACGGTCGGGAATGTTCCTGTACTCCCCAGCAAGTCCATTTATACCGCAGCCGTGTTTCGGGTCCTCTGCTCGATCGCTTTGATCTTCAGCTGGAGGTTCCCCGGCTGAGCTATGATGAATTGAAAAACGGAGAGAGTCCGGAAACATCAGACAGCGTCAGACATAGAGTCATAAAGGCCAGAGAAATCCAGTGGCAGCGCTTTAGCTGCTGCCGAACTAATGCGGAAATGACCGGGAGAGAAACCCAAGCGTTTTGTGAATTGGACCCCGCCGGCGAATCACTCTTCAAGAAAATATTTGATAAAAGCCTATTCAGTGCACGAGCTCACGACCGTATCCTCCGTGTGGCCAGAACTATTGCCGATATGGCTGGATCAGAGATTATCCGTGTGGAACACCTCGCTGAATCGCTCCAGTTCCGGGCGTTGGATAAATTGAATTAGGAAAGCCGGGGATTATACCCCGGCCTTATATATGCTCATAAATACATCGTACTTATTCAATGCTACATCTAATAATTGACTAGCAACAACCATTTTATGATCTGTTAGTATCTTGTTCTTTTCATATAACGTGTACATATTTAACCGCAGCTCTTCTATTTGATTTAATAATTCCTCAAGCTCAGACATACACAATCCCACCTTTTGATTAATAGGAATGTTATCGCAGAATAAGCAAAGCATTACCAAAAGAAGCATAGAGGAACATACAACGTTGTTTACGGACAATGTACAGTCTCTATTAAATTATTGACACCTTTCATTTTATTGGTAACTATAGCATTGAGATTCCCATGTTTAAAGCCGTCTAATCGATAGAATCTTCCTGAAAATTCCATTTACATCCCAGCGTATCATCAACGGAGCAGATATCTTCATTTTATACCTTCATACAAGCATATAACACCACCACCGTTTGAATATTGGAAATATACTAAATATTCTACATAATACACTATTTTCCTGCCAAGGAATATTAAGTAATGCTAAATTTTTTTTTTTATAAACATTTCTTTCCATCTATATTTAATGGGAAACTCAATTCCAACAAAATTATAGAAGTTATATCACATTCTATTTTCAGGTACATACACGAACAAACTCCTTCATTCCATAATATGGATTATCCAATGAATAAGGAGTGATGATATGCATCATCAGGTTCGTCACGGGGATAATTTGTCCAAAATAGCACGCCGTTATGGCGTAACCGTTATCTATATAATCAGACTCAACCCACATCTAAAAAAACGCAGACATCGAATCAATGTTGGCGAAAGAATCAAAATCCGTTAGAAAAAATGTGTTCCCGTAACTTGTCATTAACTGCCGCGAGATGTTAATTTATTGGCAAATTATTCTAAATCCGGAAAAATAGCGAACAGCCGCACGTTGCATCGGCTGTTCGTCTCTTGTAATCAGGTCAACTGGAATCATTTTCTATTTTAAGGTATAATGAATCAGAACCGTGACGTACATTTATTTAAGTAAAGGTAATCGTGCAAAGGAATTTGATCTTATGATGATGGAAATGGATCGAATACTGATTGAGCTCATCATCCTTACCGGGATCATCCATATCGTTGATACACTGGCCTACTCCGTACGGCTGAATTCGGTTAAGAGCGGCCAGGTCGTTTTATCATTTTCTCTGTTTAATATGGTTGTGCTCGTTTCCCGAACAGCCAATACGTTCCAAGGGCCATTAATCGGCAAAATCGTCGGTTACGGACTGACGCATAATATCGACCCTGCAGGGGATCTCCGTTTTGTTATCTTCGCCGCAACCGGCGGTACTCTTTTGGGAATCCTGTTGATACCTACTTTTTTAAAGGTATTTCAAGCCGCGGTCAAACGGTTGGAAGAAGCAGGATCGGTTCCCTCCCTGGTCATCGAAGCTTTGCAGGTCAATAATATCAAGCGGATTGTGAAGAGCACGGTGAGACCCTCTCGAAGTATGCTGCAAAAATTAAGGTACAGAGAAATCCCCAAACGATTCTTACTGATCAATATCATCGTCACCGGGATTTATACCATTGGTGTCATTGCAGCCCAGTATTCAGCGGTTTTCGTTCCTGCAGAAGACCAATTAGCGGCAGCCGCTGCATCTGGAATGGTCAATGGAATAGCCGCTATCCTTCTGACCTTTTTTATTGACCCCAAATCTGCCATCGTTACCGACGAGGCACTGCGGGGCAAACGGCCTTATGGTGATGTCAAAGCACTGGTTATCCTGCTTATCACCACGAAGCTGCTCGGGACACTGCTTGGTCAAGTGTTGTTCCTTCCTGCCGCCCACATGATTGCCTTGTTTTTTTAATAAGCAAATAACCATAAATCGACCGGTATTCTTTACCCGGTAACCTTTACTATCATCTCTTTGATCGGTGAAAAACTCTGCCGATGGATTTGACATGGACCAAAACGTTCAATCATCGCAAGATGCTGCGCGGTGCCATACCCTTTATGCCGGTCAAAGCAGTATTCGGGATAGATCCGATGCATGTCATCCATAAGCGCATCCCGGGTCACTTTGGCAAGGATAGACGCAGCCGCGATGCTGGCACTCAGACCATCTCCGCCAATTACCGCTCTTTGGCCTAATGTGATATTTAATGTGTCTCTACCGTCAATAATTATGTAGTCCGGGGTGTGCTGCAAGGCATCCAAAGCCCGGGTCATGGCAAGTTTCGTTGCATTTAAAATATTGATTAAATCGATTTCGCTTGCGGTTGCACTGCCAATGGCATAAGCAACAGCTTGATCTTTTATTTTTTCCGCTAATTCTTTCCGCTTCTTTTCAGATAACTTCTTAGAGTCATTGAGTCCCGGCAGATCAAATTCAACGGGCAGGATGCAGGCAGCAGCCACGACCGGTCCTGCTAATGGACCGCGCCCGGCTTCATCGATACCGGCTATACTGCGATGACCTTCTCTCCAAAGCCCTCTCTCAATCTCCAGAAGCCTCCCCATTCTCTCGGCTTCGTCCATGATAGTATCTCCTCAATTTAAATGATAAATCGTGTCATCAATAGTATCTTCTGTTTGAGGAATATGATCTTGTTCTCAGTCCATCGTCACTTTGGCAATCTTACCGCTGCGGAATTCACGCAGAAATATCTGAGCGGCCTTGAAGGTATCGATGCGTCCGCCGCTGATCAGACAGCCTCTTTTTCGGCCAATCAGCTCAAGTCCGAAACCAGATTCTGATTCATTCTCATCGCTTCTCTCCGCTTCCGTCATTTCCTCTGCCGTCAGCTTATAAAAGCCTGCCAGATCCTGCGGGTAATTGGCCTTCAGCCATTTTAGCAACCATAAAGCCAGCTCTTCCTGATCAAATACTTCGTCCCGTACGGCACCGGTGACCGCAAGCTTTCGTCCGACTTCGGGGTCATCAAACTTAGGCCAGAGCATTCCCGGCGTGTCCAGAAGTTCCACTTTATCATGGATTCGTACCCACTGATTGCCTCGGGTAACACCCGGTTTATTTCCCGTCTTGGCCTGAGAGCCGCCTGTCAATTGATTGATCAGGGTTGATTTGCCAATGTTCGGTATACCGACAACCATCACTCGGATCGGTCGTTCCCGCACGCCTCTGGCAGCCAAACGCTCTCTTTTTTCCGTCATCAGTTTTTCCAATAACGGGACAATATTTTTTATACCTATACTCGTTGTTGAACTGATCGCTAAAACCGGGCCATCCTTTTTTAACATTGTAACCCATTGTTCAGTCCGGACTTTATCGGCCAAATCCGATTTATTCAGAAGAAGCAGACGTTGTTTCGTCCCCAAGAGCTGGTTTAAAAGTGGATTTCTGCTGCTTAAGGGCAGTCGGGCATCAGCCAGCTCCAGAATGATATCGACCCACTTCAATTGTTCTTCGAGTTTTCTTTTGGCCCGGGTCATATGACCGGGATACCATTGTATGTTCATAATACTCCTTCATGGATCAGGCGTTAAAAAAGAGCTGAATTTCTCCAGCTCTTTCTCTTTTTTCTTTTTTAGCGGCGCTCTCTAATGCGAGCTGATTTACCGTAGCGATCACGCAGGTAGTAGAGTTTAGCTCTGCGGACAATCCCTCTGCGTACTACCTCAATCCTGTCAATACGCGGGGAATGCAGGGGGAACGTTCTTTCAACACCAACGCCGTTGGAAACACGGCGTACAGTGAATGTTTCCCTTAAGCCATCGCCCTTTCTTTTGATCACGAGACCTTCAAAGACCTGAATACGCTCACGCGTACCCTCGATAATACGTACGTGTACTTTGACCGTATCGCCGGGGCGGAAAGTAGGAATGTTATCTTTAAGCTGTTGCTCTTCAATTATTCTAATATAATCCATTAAAAATACCCCCTTCCTTGCCTAGATGTTCGTAACTCCTTCAACTAAGCCAGAGGACCATCCGTTTTCATACTGTACTATATTACCATAGACCGGAAATTTGCGCAATATCATAAGTGATTAATCATGCTGAAATAATCGGTCATTACGGCGAAATTTATCGTCATGTTACTATTTACTGAACGTCGATTTTATATTCCTTGAGTTTCCGATAAAGGGTTGATTTACTAACCCCAAGCAGTGACGCTGCTTTAGGAATGTTATTATTGGTATCGGAAAGTGCTTCTTCTATATGAACCTTTTCCAAATCCCGCAGGTCAAAAACGCGCTGGTTGATCGCAGCGTTTTCCTTCTTTGGGGTCAATAAATTGTTCGGTAGATGATCGATCGTGATCTCCTTGCCATTGGCAATATTGACAGCGTAGATGATTGTATTTTCTAATTGGCGGACATTCCCCGGCCAGCTGAACAGATCAAGTATTTTTTGTGTCTCCGGATGAATTTTCGAGGCCTTGATCCCCGTTTTCTGACAGTAATTCTGGACAAAATAGTTACTGAGAAGCGCGATATCACTCCCCCGCTCTCTTAGCGGCGGGATGTCGATAGACAACACGGAAAGCCTGTAATAGAGGTCTGCCCGGAAAAGATTCTTTTCCACCAGTTCCCAAAGGTTTTGATTTGTGGCGGCAATGACTCTAAAATTGACCTTTTTATGAGTCTGCCCCCCGATGCGCATAACCTGTTTATCCTGAAGGACCCTCAGCAAAACAGCTTGCAGTTCATAAGGCATGTCCCCGATTTCATCTAAAAATAATGTACCGCCGTTGGCCAGTTCGATTTTCCCGGGGCGTCCGTTGCGGTCTGCCCCCGTAAAGCTGCCGCCTTCATACCCAAATAGTTCACTTTCGATGAGCTCACGCGGCAAAGCGGCACAATTGACAGCCATAAAAGGCCCTTTGGGCCGGTTGTTGTTATGGATGGCCTGAGCGTAGAGTTCTTTGCCTGTTCCGCTTTCACCGATAAGCAGAATATTTTCGGATGACCCAGCAAAAACCTGACCAAGTTTAACTGCCTTTTTAAATGCCGGACTTTGCCCAATAAGATTATCAAATGAAAACCTGGCCGCATTTCCAGCGCGGACCGCAGCTTGTACGTTGACTTTTTCCAAGAGATTTAAACGTAAAACAGCCCCTTTGACCTGACTGGTATCCTGTTTAACAATAGGATGGATATGGATTAAATAGGATTTCCCCTCATCGCCTGCATGAACGATTTCTTCGAGTTCCATGTTATAGCCCGCTCGAACCGAGGCCATAAGCGGAGAATTTTTACTCAAGAAGTTTTTAAAGTTTAGTGTTTTTAGCTCTGCAATTTGGTTGTTTGCTTGCGAATTGATCTTGAGGATGGCAGCACCTTCTTCATTCAGATTAATTATATTCCCGAATTCATCAATGGTGATGATCCCCTCATCAATCACTGCCAACGTATTCTTCAATAAGTTATTAACATCTTCCAGTTCATTATAACTTTCTTCGAGTTGAATGCGGTTTTCTATGGCTGCTGCCATTGCTGTTACTAAGGCAAAGGTATTATAACAGATGATTTGAAAATTCGGATCCCAGGGAGGATGAATAAGCGGCTGAGCCAGGGAAATTACAGCATCAACCTCACCGTTTCGATCCAGAATCGGCACTGAGGTAACCACAAAATCTTCAAGATATTTGCTGTAGTGCTCGGGTCCCATGAGCTGGACCGGCCTTTTCAGTCTTCTGCAAAGAATATGGGCAGTGGTACCGGCAACATTCTCGTCAAACACTTTGCCTAGGAATTTACGTTCTTCTATAGTATAGTTATCGTTCAGACGATACAGCGGGATGCCATTTTTGTCATCTAAGGTTAGCCGATAAGCAAGGTCCGAGGGAACCTCGAAATGGTCAAACATTGATTTGATGAATTCAATGAGCAGCCGGTTTTCCTCTTGGCTTTCTTCGACGGTATGGGCAGAGAGTTGTTTTCCCAGTTTCAAATTTTCAGGATCGATACCTGCTTTTCGGCTTCTTATCCAAGAATCAGCAACCTCGGGGCTCAAATAAGGAGATTCCCTGGGGTCAACTAACTTATTGTCAAGAAAATCCTGTTTACATTGAACAATTCCTTCCCAACGTTTCCTTGTCATCTGCCTGTAATTGTCAACGTGAAATATGCCGGAAGTCATAGAATCTTCCTCTCTGTTTACATGATAAACAATTGGCCATTAATTTTTCTTTATTCGATTCTAAATAATAATTGTAATAGTAATCGTAATAGTGATTTTTGTAGTAATTGTAATACGTTATTATTTTTAGATTACCTTCATTATAATATTTTAACATAAACTCAAATTTCGTACTATAAAAGACAGACACCAAATTCATTACTTTTCTTGCTCCACATTCATACTCTGGGTTGGATAGGGTGGCATATGTAAAACAGCTGCTATAGAATATGTGACTTCTATAGCAGCTATTTTTTGTTCCTAAATAAATAGCGAATAGTTATTCAGGATATAGACTTGATTATTTTGGAGCAAAGAGCACCATTTTGGGTTGCCCGTTAATCTTTTTGGCCAGCTCCTCTACCGGACCATACTCCATGACAAGCGACTGACAGTGTTTAACGCACGTCGGCTTCTTTCCTTTAGCGACACGATCAGCGCAGAGATCACATTGATCCGTTGGGATGGGAATGAATTCATACTGCCATTTTTCTTCGCTGATCTGCCAGGGGCCGATTTCAGCCAGTTTGATCCCCCATTGATCAACAGGAAGTTTATGCTCCATCTGACAGGCTACTTCACAGCTGTGGCAGCCGGTGCAATATTGATAGTTAATTAGCAAACCATTCTGTGCCATTGTGTTTCCCTCCTCTATTCGGCTTTGTATACTTTGCATATTAAGGATTTACTATTGGAACCAAATCCGCTGCGGCCGAATTTCGCCGGAACGAGTTGATTGACATTTGCTTCGAAGACATCATAGAGTTTTTCCGGGTCTCTTTCCGGGTACCACCAGGCATGGTCGCAGTTAACCACGCGCGGGTCAATACCGACGGAAAGCTTGGCTCTCATTTTTACTTTACCGAGACGGTTTTCGATCCAGCACCAGTCGCCTTCTTTGATCCCATTGGCGGCAGCTGTCTTTGGGTGCATTTCCACGAGGGGATCCGGCCGCAAAGATCTCAGTCTGGAAATCTGACGGTGCTCGGAATGGAAGTAGGACCAATGGCGGGCACCGGTTGTCAGCACATACGGGAACTCTTGCATCAATTCCGGACTGCTAAGCGGACCTTCCTCCGGTTCTTCAAAGAACGGCAGCGGTTCCAAACCCCACTCGTCAAACAGCGTTGAATAGAGCTCAATGCGACCGGTAGGGGTGTTGAAGCCCGGGATTCCATCAAAACGCTGCTTGCCATTTTCATATTTATGGTACTCATATTCCGGATAAACCCAGTTTTGTTCCCGGGTTTCTTCAAATGACATGCCGATTTCTTTCATCGTATGGCTGAAGAATTCGGTCAGTGTGTCTCCCGGCCAAGCTTCCGGATTGAAGCGCTTACCAAGTTCATAGGTGATCTGCATGTCGGATTTACATTCACCAACAGGCTCCATCGCTTTATTAATGGTCTGGACATAGTAGTAAATGCTGCGGATACCGTCTCTCTCAGGGAAAGTCGCAACCGGAAGAACGATATCGGCACACGCCATGATCGTCGGTGTCATGAATACATCCAGTACAACGTTGATATCAGCATTTAAGAAACCTTTGAGCATTTTTGTTTCAGGCTGCATACCGGTACAAGCAATAGGATTCGTTGACAGCATGAAATTTCCTTTGATCGGATAGGGCTTACCCGTCAGCATCGCATCGACCGTCATATCGGTCTGGGACAGAACAACGCCGCCGTACTCATACATCGGATATTCTTTGCCGCCGATACGTTTTTCACACACGTCAAGCGGCAGCATTTCCTTTGGATCGGGTGGGTTCCAGGTTTGAATGTTAAACGGTTGGTGCGTCGGTATCATACCGCCGGGGATATCGATGTTGCCGGTGATGCACCACAGTGACGCTACGGAAAGTGATCCCGGGATTGCTTCCTTGGTCATATCCAACGCAAGACCCCATTGAACGGAAACGGGTTTCTGTGCCATCATTCGGGCAGCACGGCGGATTTTTTCTTCAGGGACCCAGGTGATTCGGGCCGCTTTTTCAACCGGATATTCAGCGACGCGTTTCGAATATTCTTCAAAGCCATAGCACCAGTTCTCTACAAAGTCCTTGTCATATATACCTTCTTTAATAATCGTGTCTGCCATCGCCATGGCGAGGGCAGCATCTGTGCCTGGACGGAGCTGCAGCCAGAGATCGGCTTTGGATGCAAGCCATGTTAGACGCGGATCGACAACGACAAGTTTGGAACCTCTCTTCATACAGTCGATGATCCAGTGTCCCATATTGCCATCGGCATTGGATACCAGCGGATTATTTCCCCAAATAAATATAACCGCAGGCGGCTGCCAGCCGGGATGATCATAACGATCTATAAAGTATTGGGAACAGTCCGGAACCGTATAAGTCCCCATCATCGTGTTGGAGGCAGCAATTCTCGGTACATAGCAGGATGCGCCGCTGAGATAATAAGCATAGTTCGGGCTGCCGAAAGAATAGCAGATGCGAACAAGGTATGGCGCGGTGCCGCGGCCTGTTCCGCAGCTGAAAACGACGGATTCAGGGCCGTATTCTCCTTTTATTTTATTGAATTCTGTTTCGATGATGTCATAAGCTTCATCCCAGCTGATGCGCTGCCATTTGTTCTTGCCGCGATCTGCTTTGTCACGTTTCATCGGATAGAGCAGGCGGTCCGGATGGTATTCCACCTCGGGCAGGGCCAGACAGCGGATACACAGACGTCCATTATAGAACGGATTTTCCTCGTCTCCTTCAACTTTGACCAGTCGACCGTTCTTATCGGTATATACCAGAACGCCGCAGCCGTCATGACACCCGGGCGCAGCCCAAGCAGCAGTACGGGTAACGGTCATACCGTCTTCTTTCCATCGCCAGGGTTTATCCCCTCCGGTAAATTTTACATCACTTTCTCTGAAGAAGTCTGGGCGAACAAATTCTTCTTCCTGGGCATTTTTTTTGATATCTTCCGCCATTATTTTTTCTCCTTTCAAAAAGTACTTAAGAATAGTAAGTTTTGTCCTATATGAGCCCATAGATCATGGTTTGACGTCTATTGATATTGCAAAAAGTGTGCCACTCATTTGCCATGATAAAAAAATCACGAATTAACTTACTTTTAGCGTGTTTGTGAAAAAAAGAAAATATAGGTCGGATTGCCAGACGGTTCCCTTTTACGACCACACGTATTATTTTAGAACCGTCTGTATCTCTCCGAATTAGATGAATCTACTGAACCAGTATTTCTCGAAACCGATTTTTGCGAGATAAGCTGCCCGGGTTGCCTTCCATAGGGTGATTGACGGGCTAGGTGTTTTATAATAATCAACCGATGAATAGCGGGCTCGACCGAACCCGGTAATCATAATTCAGGTGCCTTTCCCTTTATAGTAATGCGTTTGCTTTTCCCCTTTGGACAAAAGACTAATATTCCTGGCGACAATATCCGCTTGATAATGCGCGTACACACCGGCTTTGGGAGCATAGGCGCCAATGACGGGAAGTCTTACCGCGGCTGCGTCACCGATGGCATAAACGGCAGGATAGTCTGTCTCTAACGTATCTGGGTCTACTCTCACAAAGCCGCTCTTATCCGCCATTTCTGATTTACGTATGACCTCGGGTGTCCAGTGAGGAGCAATCCCCAGCAAGAGGTCGGCGGGTATTCGTGTATCATGGTCCAGGATCAACGCTTTTTCCTCAACCCGAAGCACTTTTGCTTCTGTAATCAATTCGATACCTCTATCCGCAAGCATTTTTCGCACACTTTGTCCAACCTGAGGTTTAGCTAAAGGCTCCGGAGAAATGTCCGGTGTAACCAACGTGAGTTTGATTTTATGCCGGATTCCTTTTTTTTGAAAGAACTGATCTAACAAAAACATGCTTTCATATGGAGCCGGTGGGCATTTATAGGGTAGGCTGGATATGAAAAAAACAATTTGCCCCGACGGAAAATTGTTTAGTCTTTCATAAATATTCATAACACCGTTTAAATCATACGCATTGAGAGCATATTGCTCAAATCCGGGAACAGACTCTGGATGATACTCCACTCCCAAAGCAATAATCAGATAGTCATAGGCCAAGTCGCCCTGATCGGAGGAAACCTGCTTTTTTAGCAAATCGATACGCTTGACTTCCTGCTTTAAAATATGGATATTCTTTTTTTCCAGGCGCACTAATTTACGTATGACATCTTCCGGCTTGCGCTGACCGGTCATCAACAGCGGATAAGACGCAGCAAAGCGATGATCATCTTCTCGGTCAACGACCGTTACCTGCATATCATTGCCCGCGGCTTTCTTTAAGATATTGGATGCGACAATACCGCCGATTCCTCCGCCTAGGATTAACGTGTTTTTCATCAAGATCACCCCAGACTATTGTCTCCCATAGAAAACACTTTA is a genomic window containing:
- the rplS gene encoding 50S ribosomal protein L19 — its product is MDYIRIIEEQQLKDNIPTFRPGDTVKVHVRIIEGTRERIQVFEGLVIKRKGDGLRETFTVRRVSNGVGVERTFPLHSPRIDRIEVVRRGIVRRAKLYYLRDRYGKSARIRERR
- a CDS encoding sigma-54 interaction domain-containing protein, which encodes MTRKRWEGIVQCKQDFLDNKLVDPRESPYLSPEVADSWIRSRKAGIDPENLKLGKQLSAHTVEESQEENRLLIEFIKSMFDHFEVPSDLAYRLTLDDKNGIPLYRLNDNYTIEERKFLGKVFDENVAGTTAHILCRRLKRPVQLMGPEHYSKYLEDFVVTSVPILDRNGEVDAVISLAQPLIHPPWDPNFQIICYNTFALVTAMAAAIENRIQLEESYNELEDVNNLLKNTLAVIDEGIITIDEFGNIINLNEEGAAILKINSQANNQIAELKTLNFKNFLSKNSPLMASVRAGYNMELEEIVHAGDEGKSYLIHIHPIVKQDTSQVKGAVLRLNLLEKVNVQAAVRAGNAARFSFDNLIGQSPAFKKAVKLGQVFAGSSENILLIGESGTGKELYAQAIHNNNRPKGPFMAVNCAALPRELIESELFGYEGGSFTGADRNGRPGKIELANGGTLFLDEIGDMPYELQAVLLRVLQDKQVMRIGGQTHKKVNFRVIAATNQNLWELVEKNLFRADLYYRLSVLSIDIPPLRERGSDIALLSNYFVQNYCQKTGIKASKIHPETQKILDLFSWPGNVRQLENTIIYAVNIANGKEITIDHLPNNLLTPKKENAAINQRVFDLRDLEKVHIEEALSDTNNNIPKAASLLGVSKSTLYRKLKEYKIDVQ
- a CDS encoding 4Fe-4S dicluster domain-containing protein, with amino-acid sequence MAQNGLLINYQYCTGCHSCEVACQMEHKLPVDQWGIKLAEIGPWQISEEKWQYEFIPIPTDQCDLCADRVAKGKKPTCVKHCQSLVMEYGPVEELAKKINGQPKMVLFAPK
- a CDS encoding molybdopterin-dependent oxidoreductase produces the protein MAEDIKKNAQEEEFVRPDFFRESDVKFTGGDKPWRWKEDGMTVTRTAAWAAPGCHDGCGVLVYTDKNGRLVKVEGDEENPFYNGRLCIRCLALPEVEYHPDRLLYPMKRDKADRGKNKWQRISWDEAYDIIETEFNKIKGEYGPESVVFSCGTGRGTAPYLVRICYSFGSPNYAYYLSGASCYVPRIAASNTMMGTYTVPDCSQYFIDRYDHPGWQPPAVIFIWGNNPLVSNADGNMGHWIIDCMKRGSKLVVVDPRLTWLASKADLWLQLRPGTDAALAMAMADTIIKEGIYDKDFVENWCYGFEEYSKRVAEYPVEKAARITWVPEEKIRRAARMMAQKPVSVQWGLALDMTKEAIPGSLSVASLWCITGNIDIPGGMIPTHQPFNIQTWNPPDPKEMLPLDVCEKRIGGKEYPMYEYGGVVLSQTDMTVDAMLTGKPYPIKGNFMLSTNPIACTGMQPETKMLKGFLNADINVVLDVFMTPTIMACADIVLPVATFPERDGIRSIYYYVQTINKAMEPVGECKSDMQITYELGKRFNPEAWPGDTLTEFFSHTMKEIGMSFEETREQNWVYPEYEYHKYENGKQRFDGIPGFNTPTGRIELYSTLFDEWGLEPLPFFEEPEEGPLSSPELMQEFPYVLTTGARHWSYFHSEHRQISRLRSLRPDPLVEMHPKTAAANGIKEGDWCWIENRLGKVKMRAKLSVGIDPRVVNCDHAWWYPERDPEKLYDVFEANVNQLVPAKFGRSGFGSNSKSLICKVYKAE
- a CDS encoding NAD(P)/FAD-dependent oxidoreductase; this encodes MKNTLILGGGIGGIVASNILKKAAGNDMQVTVVDREDDHRFAASYPLLMTGQRKPEDVIRKLVRLEKKNIHILKQEVKRIDLLKKQVSSDQGDLAYDYLIIALGVEYHPESVPGFEQYALNAYDLNGVMNIYERLNNFPSGQIVFFISSLPYKCPPAPYESMFLLDQFFQKKGIRHKIKLTLVTPDISPEPLAKPQVGQSVRKMLADRGIELITEAKVLRVEEKALILDHDTRIPADLLLGIAPHWTPEVIRKSEMADKSGFVRVDPDTLETDYPAVYAIGDAAAVRLPVIGAYAPKAGVYAHYQADIVARNISLLSKGEKQTHYYKGKGT